One genomic segment of Streptomyces niveus includes these proteins:
- a CDS encoding bleomycin resistance protein: MTEKTIPLLPCQTIQPVVDFYSALGFEVTFIQKSPYAYAVVERGDVELQFFGMKKYDPTQSFSGCYVLTDDVDGLHGAFRAGLKSAYGRIPTRGLPRIGPVKDMSYGVRQFLMTDPAGNTIRIGQPNDAESDGHHQPAPKEPFARALHLAVVFADSKQDLGAAVKILDRALRDALEAGEGDEDIRKEGASPTAVQLYRLLVLRGDVAQRLDETEEARGFLDRAAAVELTAAERTEVGDDTERAAELLESLQDEDRDHDQGRERVR; the protein is encoded by the coding sequence ATGACAGAGAAGACCATCCCGCTGCTCCCCTGCCAGACCATCCAACCGGTAGTCGACTTCTACTCGGCACTCGGCTTCGAGGTCACCTTCATACAGAAGAGTCCCTACGCGTACGCGGTGGTCGAGCGCGGTGACGTGGAACTGCAGTTCTTCGGTATGAAGAAGTACGACCCGACCCAGTCGTTCAGTGGCTGCTACGTGCTGACCGACGACGTCGACGGGCTGCACGGCGCCTTCCGCGCGGGGCTCAAATCGGCGTACGGGAGGATCCCCACCCGCGGGCTGCCCCGGATCGGGCCGGTGAAGGACATGTCGTACGGCGTGCGGCAGTTCCTCATGACGGACCCGGCCGGCAACACCATCCGGATCGGACAGCCGAACGACGCCGAGAGCGACGGACACCATCAGCCCGCCCCGAAGGAGCCGTTCGCGCGCGCCCTGCACCTGGCGGTGGTATTCGCCGACTCGAAGCAGGACCTGGGCGCCGCGGTGAAGATCCTCGACCGTGCCCTCCGGGACGCCCTCGAAGCGGGCGAGGGCGATGAGGACATCCGTAAGGAGGGCGCGTCGCCTACCGCCGTACAGCTCTATCGGCTGCTGGTGCTGCGCGGCGATGTCGCCCAGCGTCTGGACGAGACCGAGGAGGCACGCGGCTTCCTCGACAGGGCCGCCGCCGTCGAACTGACGGCGGCGGAGCGCACGGAGGTCGGTGACGACACGGAGCGGGCCGCGGAGCTGCTGGAGTCACTCCAGGACGAGGACAGGGACCATGACCAGGGCCGGGAACGGGTCCGGTGA
- a CDS encoding aldehyde dehydrogenase family protein — protein sequence MSFFAELDQQYIDGEWRPGSGSWDIIDFNPYNGEKLASIAVATADEVDQAYQAAERAQVTWADTNPYTRRGVFERALRIVEDREDEITEAIIAELGGTRLKAAFELRLAKELLREAVQLTLRPEGRILPSPVDGTENRVQRAPVGVIGVISPFNFPFLLSLKSVAPALALGNAVVLKPHQNTPICGGSLVAKVFEDAGLPAGLLNVVITDIAEIDDALIEHPVPKVISFSGSDRVGQHVAVVCAKNFKRSVLDLGGNSALIVLADADVDYAVEAAVFSRYAYQGPVCMAANRILLARSVEKEFTEKFVAKVKTLTVGDPADPRTVIGPLISSQQADAVGALVEETIEAGATALVRGTVDGNLVSPTVLTDLAPDSPVLTQEILGPVAILLPFDGVDEAIRIANDTRCGLSGAIHTGDVERGVRVARRINTGMIHINDGTGHSEPIVPFGGEKHSGAEWLNAESMVDAFTTQKWISVQYGRSRFPF from the coding sequence ATGTCCTTCTTCGCCGAACTCGACCAGCAGTACATCGACGGCGAGTGGCGGCCCGGCAGTGGCTCGTGGGACATCATCGATTTCAATCCCTACAACGGGGAGAAACTGGCGTCGATCGCGGTGGCGACGGCCGACGAGGTGGACCAGGCGTACCAGGCCGCCGAGCGCGCACAGGTGACATGGGCGGACACCAACCCGTACACCAGGCGAGGCGTCTTCGAGCGTGCCCTGCGCATCGTCGAGGACCGCGAGGACGAGATCACCGAGGCGATCATCGCCGAACTGGGCGGTACGCGCCTGAAAGCGGCGTTCGAGCTGCGACTCGCCAAGGAACTCCTGCGCGAGGCCGTACAGCTCACGCTGCGCCCCGAAGGCCGCATCCTCCCCTCGCCCGTGGACGGCACGGAGAACCGCGTCCAGCGCGCTCCCGTCGGCGTCATCGGGGTCATCAGCCCCTTCAACTTCCCCTTCCTGCTGTCGCTCAAGTCGGTCGCCCCTGCGCTGGCGCTCGGCAACGCCGTCGTACTGAAGCCGCACCAGAACACGCCGATCTGCGGTGGGTCCCTGGTGGCCAAGGTCTTCGAGGACGCGGGCCTGCCCGCCGGACTGCTGAACGTCGTCATCACCGACATCGCGGAGATCGACGACGCGCTGATCGAGCACCCGGTACCGAAGGTCATCTCCTTCAGCGGCTCCGACCGGGTGGGACAGCACGTCGCCGTCGTCTGCGCCAAGAACTTCAAGCGCTCCGTGCTCGACCTCGGCGGGAACAGCGCGCTGATAGTCCTCGCTGACGCCGATGTCGACTACGCGGTCGAAGCGGCGGTCTTCAGCCGGTACGCGTACCAGGGCCCCGTCTGCATGGCGGCGAACCGCATCCTGCTGGCCCGCTCGGTCGAGAAGGAATTCACCGAGAAGTTCGTCGCGAAGGTCAAGACGCTGACCGTCGGTGACCCGGCCGATCCCAGGACGGTCATAGGCCCGCTCATCAGCTCCCAGCAGGCCGACGCCGTCGGCGCGCTGGTCGAGGAGACCATCGAGGCCGGCGCGACCGCGCTGGTGCGCGGCACCGTCGACGGCAACCTCGTCTCCCCGACCGTGCTGACCGATCTGGCCCCCGACTCACCCGTCCTGACCCAGGAGATACTCGGCCCGGTCGCGATCCTGCTGCCGTTCGACGGCGTGGACGAGGCGATCAGGATCGCCAACGACACGCGGTGCGGGCTCAGCGGCGCCATACACACCGGCGACGTCGAGCGGGGCGTGCGGGTGGCGCGGCGGATCAACACCGGCATGATCCACATCAACGACGGCACGGGGCACAGTGAGCCGATCGTGCCGTTCGGCGGCGAGAAGCACTCCGGGGCCGAGTGGCTGAACGCCGAGTCGATGGTCGACGCCTTCACGACCCAGAAGTGGATCTCGGTTCAGTACGGGCGCTCACGCTTCCCGTTCTGA
- a CDS encoding helix-turn-helix domain-containing protein, whose translation MGRVGDVTAVEPGGSVVRRILLGSQLRRLRESRGITREAAGYSIRASESKISRMELGRVSFKSRDIEDLLTLYGVADEMERGSLIGLAREANVAGWWQSFGDVLPGWFQTYIGLEGAASLIRIYEVQFVHGLLQTEAYAHAVVKRGMPNAPQAEIDRRVALRQERQKVLVSERAPRFHAVLDEAALRRPYGDRAVMRGQLAHLIEISEHPTVTLQVMPFSFGGHSGESGAFTMLRFPESDLSDLVYLEQLTSALYLDKREEVTQYERVMTRLHEDSLGPAESRDLLRGLLQLS comes from the coding sequence ATGGGGAGGGTTGGAGACGTGACCGCAGTCGAACCGGGCGGATCCGTGGTGCGGCGCATACTGCTGGGCTCGCAGCTGAGACGGCTGCGTGAGTCGCGCGGCATCACGCGTGAGGCGGCCGGTTACTCGATCCGCGCGTCCGAGTCCAAGATCAGCCGTATGGAGTTGGGGCGGGTGAGTTTCAAGTCCAGGGACATCGAGGACCTGTTGACGCTCTACGGAGTCGCCGACGAGATGGAGAGAGGGTCCCTGATCGGTCTCGCCCGCGAGGCCAACGTCGCCGGCTGGTGGCAGAGCTTCGGTGACGTACTCCCTGGCTGGTTCCAGACCTACATCGGACTCGAAGGCGCCGCGTCACTGATCCGTATCTACGAAGTCCAGTTCGTGCACGGCCTGCTGCAGACCGAGGCGTACGCGCACGCCGTGGTCAAGCGCGGCATGCCCAACGCCCCCCAGGCCGAGATCGACCGCCGTGTCGCGCTGCGCCAGGAGCGCCAGAAGGTGCTCGTCTCCGAGCGCGCCCCGCGATTCCACGCGGTGCTGGACGAGGCGGCGCTGCGCAGACCGTACGGCGACCGGGCCGTGATGCGCGGTCAGCTGGCCCATCTCATCGAGATCTCCGAGCACCCGACGGTCACCCTCCAGGTGATGCCCTTCAGCTTCGGCGGGCACTCGGGCGAGAGCGGCGCCTTCACGATGCTGCGCTTCCCCGAGTCCGATCTCTCCGACCTCGTCTATCTGGAACAGCTCACCAGCGCGCTGTATCTGGACAAGCGGGAGGAAGTCACCCAGTACGAGCGGGTGATGACCCGGCTGCACGAGGACAGCCTCGGGCCGGCCGAGAGCCGTGACCTGCTGCGGGGTCTGCTGCAACTCTCCTGA
- a CDS encoding ATP-binding protein: MGTNGSTVLEPLRQGLPPIDPAAVSSSASCALPARYEAVRGARQFTRTTLCQWELDDRFDDVALVVSELVTNALRHALPSDTPREPQEPPVRLHLMRWTTRLVCAVRDPSYAGPTARESDEDFAAESGRGLFLVDSFSDTWGWHPLAGSLHGKVVWALFRLRAE, translated from the coding sequence ATGGGGACGAATGGATCGACCGTGCTCGAGCCGTTAAGGCAGGGGCTTCCGCCGATCGATCCCGCAGCCGTCTCCAGCTCCGCGTCGTGCGCTCTGCCCGCCCGCTACGAGGCGGTGCGCGGGGCGCGACAGTTCACTCGTACGACACTCTGTCAGTGGGAACTTGACGACCGGTTCGACGATGTCGCGCTGGTGGTCTCCGAACTCGTCACCAACGCGCTGCGGCACGCCCTCCCTTCGGACACGCCGCGCGAGCCCCAGGAACCGCCCGTACGGCTGCATCTGATGCGCTGGACGACCCGGTTGGTGTGCGCGGTGCGCGATCCCAGTTACGCGGGCCCCACGGCCCGCGAGTCGGACGAGGATTTCGCCGCGGAGTCCGGCAGGGGGCTGTTCCTGGTGGACTCGTTCAGCGATACGTGGGGCTGGCATCCGCTCGCGGGGTCGCTGCACGGCAAAGTGGTCTGGGCGCTGTTCCGGCTCCGGGCCGAATGA
- a CDS encoding DUF397 domain-containing protein: protein MHHAYNGMAATELHGVVWQKSRHSNSQGSCVEFAKLPGGGVAVRNSRHPEGPALVYTRAEIVAMLAGVKDGEFDHLTA, encoded by the coding sequence GTGCACCACGCGTACAACGGCATGGCGGCCACCGAGCTTCACGGAGTCGTCTGGCAGAAGAGCCGGCACAGCAATTCGCAGGGTTCCTGCGTGGAGTTCGCCAAACTGCCCGGCGGGGGTGTGGCGGTACGGAATTCACGCCACCCCGAAGGACCCGCCCTCGTGTACACCCGGGCCGAGATCGTGGCCATGCTGGCGGGTGTGAAGGACGGGGAATTCGATCATCTGACGGCCTGA
- a CDS encoding DUF2786 domain-containing protein: MPTAPATVDGAFAAALYADPAADGGRGLDTGASLLAADPAADTELRGRGEQFLRRAWERGWQPADVVRLVRRDLDEPHTRLVAELITTEAVRYERVAPRWRAQITEIAADLEADRGAGTAPWSADRFSYATTALELYRLLVRLPAIEAVGPVPGTPVHLPAADGEPRMLTRIRALLAKAEGTDFPEEAEALSAKAQELMARHSIDEALLADRAHRGDVPAACRIGVDAPYETAKVILLDAVASANRCQSVWNSGFGFSTVVGFEPDLEVVELLYTSLLVQGTAAMTRAEAAQRASGRRRTKTFRQSFLMAYAHRIGERLSAAAEQVTADAAGAEAAGDGDATRTADGGGRLLPVLAARDMAVADRAERMFPETVRTRVRGVTDGEGWAHGTAAADRARVPGDGRDRGRGDTGADPRRRLRPGA; encoded by the coding sequence ATGCCGACTGCGCCAGCTACGGTCGACGGCGCGTTCGCCGCCGCGCTCTACGCCGACCCGGCGGCGGACGGCGGCAGAGGGCTGGACACCGGTGCCTCGCTGCTCGCCGCCGATCCGGCGGCCGACACCGAACTGCGCGGACGGGGTGAACAGTTCCTGCGCCGGGCCTGGGAGCGGGGCTGGCAGCCCGCCGACGTCGTACGGCTCGTACGCCGCGACCTCGACGAGCCGCACACCCGGCTGGTCGCCGAACTGATCACGACGGAGGCCGTCCGGTACGAACGGGTGGCCCCCCGCTGGCGCGCCCAGATCACCGAGATCGCGGCGGACCTAGAGGCCGACCGCGGAGCCGGGACCGCTCCCTGGTCCGCCGACCGCTTCTCGTACGCGACCACCGCGCTGGAGCTCTACCGGCTGCTCGTCAGGCTCCCGGCGATCGAAGCCGTGGGACCCGTGCCCGGCACGCCCGTCCATCTCCCCGCGGCCGACGGCGAGCCTCGCATGCTCACCCGGATCCGCGCCCTGCTCGCCAAGGCCGAGGGCACCGACTTCCCCGAGGAGGCCGAGGCGCTGAGCGCCAAGGCCCAGGAGCTGATGGCCCGGCACAGCATCGACGAGGCCCTGCTCGCCGACCGTGCCCACCGCGGCGACGTACCGGCCGCCTGCCGGATCGGGGTGGACGCGCCGTACGAGACGGCGAAGGTGATCCTGCTCGACGCCGTCGCGTCCGCCAACCGCTGTCAGTCGGTGTGGAACAGCGGTTTCGGGTTCTCCACCGTGGTCGGTTTTGAGCCGGATCTGGAGGTGGTGGAGCTGCTTTACACGTCGCTGCTCGTACAGGGCACCGCCGCGATGACCCGCGCCGAGGCCGCCCAGCGGGCGTCGGGCCGCAGACGGACGAAGACCTTCCGGCAGTCGTTCCTCATGGCGTACGCCCACCGGATCGGCGAGCGGCTCTCCGCCGCTGCGGAGCAGGTGACCGCCGACGCGGCGGGCGCCGAGGCGGCCGGTGACGGCGACGCCACGCGAACGGCCGACGGGGGAGGGCGGTTGCTGCCCGTCCTGGCCGCTCGGGACATGGCCGTCGCCGACCGCGCGGAGCGGATGTTCCCCGAGACGGTGCGCACGAGGGTGCGCGGTGTGACGGACGGCGAGGGCTGGGCGCACGGCACGGCGGCGGCGGACCGGGCCCGCGTCCCTGGCGACGGGCGCGATCGTGGCCGTGGGGACACCGGAGCCGACCCGCGACGCCGGCTCCGCCCCGGAGCCTGA
- a CDS encoding sugar O-acetyltransferase codes for MGENKRLMLAGEWYLPDDEELEEASRRRADLCAAYNGTGGEEMPDADGREWILGELLGSVGEGVRIRPPFNCDFGSYISIGARTFINFGAVFLDPAPITVGSDVQIGPNVQLLTPTHELDTERRRAGWERAAPVTIGDNVWLGGGVIVCPGVTIGENTVVGAGAVVTKDLPAGVLAVGNPARVIRKLA; via the coding sequence ATGGGCGAGAACAAGCGGCTGATGCTGGCCGGCGAGTGGTATCTGCCGGACGACGAGGAGCTGGAGGAGGCGTCCCGGCGACGGGCCGACCTGTGCGCCGCGTACAACGGGACGGGCGGGGAGGAGATGCCCGACGCGGACGGGCGCGAGTGGATTCTGGGCGAGCTGCTGGGCTCGGTGGGTGAGGGGGTCCGGATCCGGCCGCCGTTCAACTGCGACTTCGGCTCGTACATCAGCATCGGTGCCCGCACATTCATCAACTTCGGCGCGGTATTCCTGGACCCCGCGCCGATCACCGTGGGTTCCGACGTCCAGATCGGCCCGAACGTCCAACTGCTCACGCCGACCCACGAACTGGACACCGAGCGCCGCCGCGCGGGCTGGGAGCGGGCGGCACCCGTGACCATCGGCGACAACGTCTGGCTCGGCGGTGGCGTGATCGTCTGCCCCGGAGTGACGATCGGCGAGAACACGGTGGTGGGGGCGGGGGCCGTGGTCACGAAGGATCTACCGGCGGGGGTGCTGGCGGTCGGCAATCCGGCGCGGGTGATTCGCAAGCTGGCGTGA
- a CDS encoding NADP-dependent oxidoreductase, with the protein MQAIVFEEYGGPEVLQLKDIEQPQPGPGQIRASVRAAGVNPADVKIRKGWMAEIFPTEFPAVPGSEFSGVVDAVGDGVIGLSVGDEVIGWSIDGAYAQYTLATNVVPKPAGLSWDVAAALPVAGETARRVLDDLAVKEGDTLLVHGAAGSVGSMAVQLAVARGATVVGTASPANHDYVRLLGATPVSYGEGLVERVRAAAPQGVDAVFDAAGKGALPDSITLRGGTTDRVITIADPTAAEHGVPFSSGGSTPEESRAGLTEQARLAADGTLRVLVAQTYPLAAAVQAQSASESGHTRGKLIIKP; encoded by the coding sequence ATGCAGGCGATCGTTTTCGAGGAGTACGGGGGCCCTGAGGTTCTTCAGCTCAAGGACATCGAGCAGCCGCAACCGGGGCCGGGCCAGATCCGCGCGTCCGTCCGGGCGGCAGGGGTCAACCCGGCCGATGTGAAGATCCGTAAGGGCTGGATGGCGGAAATCTTTCCGACGGAGTTCCCCGCCGTTCCGGGCAGCGAGTTCTCCGGCGTCGTGGACGCCGTCGGCGACGGCGTGATCGGGCTCTCCGTAGGGGACGAGGTGATCGGCTGGTCCATCGACGGCGCCTACGCGCAGTACACGCTGGCCACCAACGTCGTGCCCAAGCCGGCCGGGCTGAGCTGGGACGTCGCGGCGGCGCTGCCGGTGGCCGGCGAGACGGCCCGGCGGGTGCTCGACGACCTCGCCGTCAAGGAAGGCGACACCCTGCTGGTGCACGGAGCCGCCGGATCGGTCGGATCGATGGCCGTCCAGCTCGCGGTCGCACGCGGAGCGACGGTCGTCGGCACGGCCTCACCGGCCAACCACGATTACGTACGGCTGCTCGGCGCCACCCCCGTGTCCTACGGCGAGGGCCTCGTCGAGCGCGTCCGCGCCGCCGCGCCCCAGGGTGTGGACGCGGTCTTCGACGCGGCGGGCAAGGGCGCGCTGCCGGACTCGATCACCCTGCGCGGCGGCACGACGGACCGCGTCATCACGATCGCCGACCCGACGGCCGCCGAGCACGGGGTGCCGTTCTCCTCGGGCGGCTCGACCCCCGAGGAGAGCCGCGCGGGCCTCACGGAACAGGCCCGCCTGGCGGCGGACGGCACGCTGCGCGTCCTGGTGGCACAGACCTACCCCCTGGCGGCGGCGGTCCAGGCCCAGTCGGCCAGCGAATCGGGCCACACACGCGGCAAGTTGATCATCAAACCCTGA
- a CDS encoding bifunctional 3'-5' exonuclease/DNA polymerase, translating into MIGRWALAPAEGGGAWLVPLGADARPAGAVLREPDLVEAVRARLPEVTRWVWRSTAELAPRLLAAGVRVERCYDIEAAELLLLGHEGRLGEPRSAAAAWARLRRGPVPPDPPPRAAEPGSQSSLFEPQAGTDVPFEGLLEVYAEQQRRHDAAGEPGRMRLLTASESAGMLVAAEMHAAGLPWRADVHRALLDELLGERYAGGGEPRRLAELADQVSEAFGRRVRPDLPADVVKAFTRAGFQVRSTRRWELEEIDHPAVAPLIEYKKLYRIWTAHGWSWLQDWVRDGRFRPEYLPGGTVSGRWTTNGGGALQIPRVIRGAVVADEGWRLVVADADQMEPRVLAAISRDRGLMEVAGHDDDLYKVLSDRAFSGDRAQAKLALLGAIYGQTSGDGLKNLAALRRRFPQAVAYVDDAARAGEEGRLVRTWLGRTSPPAAGSEDGGGEAGIPQESGEAASGDGEFTPGYASTNARARGRFTRNFVVQGSAADWALLMLAALRSATSGMRAELVFFQHDEVIVHCPREEAADVAVAIREAGELAGRIAFGRTPVRFPFTTATVERYSDAK; encoded by the coding sequence ATGATCGGACGGTGGGCCCTGGCCCCGGCGGAGGGTGGCGGTGCCTGGCTCGTGCCGCTGGGCGCGGACGCGCGCCCCGCCGGTGCGGTGCTGCGCGAGCCCGATCTCGTCGAGGCGGTCAGGGCGCGGCTGCCCGAGGTCACGCGGTGGGTGTGGCGGTCCACCGCCGAGCTGGCGCCCCGGCTGCTGGCGGCCGGTGTCCGGGTCGAGCGGTGTTACGACATCGAGGCGGCGGAGCTGCTGCTCCTCGGCCATGAGGGGCGGCTCGGGGAGCCCCGGTCGGCCGCCGCCGCCTGGGCGCGGCTGCGGCGGGGGCCCGTACCGCCCGATCCGCCGCCGCGCGCCGCCGAGCCCGGTTCGCAGTCCTCGCTCTTCGAGCCGCAGGCGGGCACGGACGTGCCGTTCGAGGGACTGCTGGAGGTGTACGCGGAGCAGCAGCGCAGACATGACGCAGCGGGTGAGCCGGGCCGGATGCGGCTGCTGACGGCGTCGGAGTCGGCGGGGATGCTGGTGGCCGCCGAGATGCACGCGGCGGGTCTGCCGTGGCGGGCGGATGTGCACCGCGCGCTGCTGGACGAGTTGCTGGGCGAGCGGTACGCGGGCGGGGGCGAGCCCCGGCGGCTGGCGGAGCTGGCCGACCAGGTGTCGGAGGCGTTCGGGCGGCGTGTGCGGCCCGATCTGCCGGCGGACGTGGTGAAGGCGTTCACCCGGGCCGGGTTCCAGGTGAGGTCGACGCGGCGGTGGGAACTGGAGGAGATCGATCACCCGGCGGTGGCTCCGCTGATCGAGTACAAGAAGCTGTACCGCATCTGGACGGCGCACGGCTGGAGCTGGCTCCAGGACTGGGTGCGGGACGGCCGGTTCCGCCCGGAGTATCTTCCGGGCGGTACGGTCTCCGGCCGCTGGACGACCAACGGCGGCGGCGCACTGCAGATCCCGCGCGTGATACGGGGAGCGGTCGTCGCCGACGAGGGCTGGCGGCTGGTCGTGGCGGACGCCGACCAGATGGAGCCGCGCGTCCTCGCCGCGATCTCGCGCGACCGGGGGCTGATGGAGGTCGCCGGGCATGACGACGATCTGTACAAGGTGCTGTCGGACCGCGCGTTCTCCGGCGACCGCGCGCAGGCGAAGCTCGCGCTGCTCGGCGCGATCTACGGCCAGACGTCGGGCGACGGTCTGAAGAATCTGGCCGCCCTGCGAAGACGGTTCCCGCAGGCCGTCGCGTATGTGGACGACGCGGCGCGGGCGGGCGAGGAGGGCCGGCTCGTACGGACCTGGCTGGGCCGGACGAGTCCGCCGGCGGCCGGTTCGGAGGACGGCGGCGGCGAGGCGGGCATCCCGCAGGAGTCCGGCGAAGCGGCTTCCGGCGACGGCGAGTTCACACCGGGGTACGCGTCGACGAACGCACGCGCGCGTGGCCGCTTCACGCGGAACTTCGTGGTGCAGGGCAGCGCGGCCGACTGGGCGCTGCTGATGCTGGCGGCGCTGCGGAGCGCGACCTCCGGGATGCGGGCGGAGCTGGTCTTCTTCCAGCACGACGAGGTGATCGTGCACTGCCCCCGGGAGGAGGCGGCGGACGTGGCGGTGGCGATCCGTGAGGCCGGTGAGCTGGCGGGCCGCATCGCCTTCGGGCGGACGCCGGTGCGGTTCCCGTTCACGACGGCCACGGTGGAGCGGTACTCGGACGCCAAGTGA
- a CDS encoding VOC family protein, whose protein sequence is MSSVQLNHTIVHARDNRASAEFLANILDLEIGTEWGPFIPVDTANGVTLDFATVDEKSIAPQHYAFLVPEDDFDGIFGRIKDAGVDFFGDPHGRLPGRINHNHGGRGVYFLDPSGHYLEVITQPYDNVVTDAAG, encoded by the coding sequence GTGTCATCAGTACAGTTGAATCACACGATCGTGCACGCCCGCGACAACCGGGCTTCCGCCGAATTTCTGGCGAACATCCTGGATCTGGAGATCGGCACCGAATGGGGCCCCTTCATTCCGGTGGACACCGCGAACGGCGTCACTCTGGACTTCGCGACCGTCGATGAGAAGTCCATCGCACCGCAGCATTACGCGTTCCTCGTGCCCGAGGACGATTTCGACGGAATCTTCGGGCGCATCAAGGACGCGGGAGTCGATTTCTTCGGCGATCCGCACGGCAGGCTCCCGGGCCGGATCAACCACAACCACGGCGGCCGGGGCGTGTATTTCCTCGATCCGTCGGGTCACTACCTGGAAGTGATCACGCAGCCGTACGACAACGTCGTGACGGACGCGGCAGGGTGA